CTTGCCGAGGAAATTTCCCTGCATATCGAACACTTGATAAATCCCCGCCTTGTCAAAGCGCTGTACCGTAAACGGAATCGCATCGGTCCCCGAACTCGAAGAACCGCCAACACTGCTCGAAGATTCTGCGAGCACATCCGATGACGAACTCGGCACAGTTTCAGAGGAACTCGACGCCACAGAACTTGAACTTAAAGCAACAGAACTGGACGACGGAACTTCGTCGCCTTTGACATAAACCTTTATATGCGGAAAATCGGCCGTACCGGAAACGCCGTTACTCATGCTCCCCGCTTCGCCAAGCACCTTAGCTTCGTAGAGCTTACCCATTTCCATGCCCAGCTTTTCCCACTGTCTCATGTGAGCGCTAATATTGATGACTCCGCAATCACGGGCATTTTCACGAATGCTGAAATACTGCAAAAAAGTCGTATTGCCCTGTGTCTTGATGGCCGGCCCCGTATGTTCACCCCAATAAACGGAGTATTTGGCACCATCGATTGTGTAATCGCCCATCTTATGGCTAGCGACCCAATCGCCAGGCCTCCACCCCGTCAGCCAGTTATCGACAACATAATATTCGACCAGTTTGCTCGGGGATTTCGAGACTTCTTCCATCCAACCATAGACGCCGACATAGGAGTAATCGGCACCATTGATATTCTGCTTCACGAGTTTGAATTCTGCAAGCATATCGCCGCCAAGTTCGTTATACTTCTTGTCGCTATCGAACGAAAGCCCCGCACGGCAAAGGTAGTCTCCAGCACTCTGGAAAGAACAAGACATGGATCCGTCTTCATAAATCGTAAGCGAACCCGAAGTAGCCCTATCGTACCAAAGCTCGTAACCGACACCGTTGTACGAGCTCACTTCGTTTCCATTCACTTTTTTGCTTGCACCTGTATGTTTAGCTGCATTGCAAAAATCCTGTGCCAAGACCCCCGCCGTGAGTCCCATACTCAAGGCGATAATAATTTTATTCACCATACATACCTCCACCAAAAGGTTACTTTCAATATAATAAAAAAGCCCGACAAGTTAATCACTAGTCGAGCTCATAACAATTTTAATGTATCAGTTGCATATAGCGGCGTCACTTTCCGTTATAGCGCTCCATGCACTTCTCGATGCCGAGCTTAAAGTAGCATTCCACAAGCGCTGGGACCTTCGCAATCGCTTCATCGAATTTCGGGCGGTCTTCGGGCGAGAACTTCGCCAAGACCCAGTTGCTGAGGTCAAATTTCGGAGGGCATTTGCCAACGCCAAAACGGATGCGCGGGAACTTGTCGCCCACATGTTCAATAATGTTGCGGAGTCCATTCTGACCGCCATGGCTACCGTCCTTGCGGCAACGGATACGGCCTACATCCAAATTAATATCATCGCTGAAAACGAGTAAATGATCGACCTTGACCTTGTACCACGTCATCAGAGCCTGCACTGCTTCACCAGAGAGATTCATATAGGTTTGCGGCTTCACGAGGAGGCATTCCTCACCTGCAATGTTCACCTTCATGGTGAGCGCCTTATGTTCCGATTTCCAGTCCTTGCTCGGGTCAGCGAGCTTTTCAACTGCCATAAAACCGGCATTGTGGTGCGTGTTCGAATACTGCGTTCCAGGATTTCCAAGACCGACGATTAAATACATAATAAAACCTTAAAAAATATCGTTACTTTTCCGCATCGAGTTCGCTATACGCTTTTGCGGCATTTGCACGAACTTCATCTGCATTGCTATCCTGCTGCTGTACGACAGGTTCAGAACTAGCACACCCTAAAAGTGCGATAAAAGAAAGGCAAGATAAAAGCTTGAGTAATTTCATATCTAGAATATACAAAAATCGGCTACGGCTTGTATTGAGCCATTTTTTCATGAAGCTCAAGGAAGTAATCAAAATCGCTATGGAATAGCTTATCCTGCACAATGCGGTACTTTTCCCATTCTGTAATCGCATGAGCCTGAGCCACTTCCATCGAAATCTTTCCCGCATTAGTCAAAAGTTCGTGTTGTGTAGCTTCTAGAATCCGATCAAGATGTTTTGCCCAATCTTCCATCGTCATCGGGATATGCCGATTCGCTTGCATTTCAGCAAAGTCTAAATAACCCGAAACAATCAGTTCCAACGCCTTAAGTTCATCCTTTTCTAAATAGTTTTTGGCAATAATAACATCGGATTTCAAAAATTTGTTCTGCACTTTCTTGAAAAAATCTTGTGTAATCTTAGCCGACGAATCGTAATCTAATGCCGTTGAATAAATATCCGTCACTTTTTGATAAAAACGCCGTTCGGATACGCGTATTTCACGTATAACTTCCAACTGACGTTCAAAGTAATCTTCGGTAAGAATTGTCCCAAAATTTTTGAGACGTTCCTTATCCATAACCCATCCCTGGATGGTGTAATCCTTAACGATTTGCCCCGCCCACTTGCGGAATTGCACCGCACGTTCATTATTGACTTTAAAGCCCACAGCGATAATCATTTGGAGATTGTAATGCAATACATCACGGGATACTTGCCGAGAACCTTCGGTTTGAACTATCCGGAAATTCCGGATAGTTGGATCTTCAGGCAATTCTCCATCACTCAAAATCTTGGAAATATGCTCGTTTATCGTTCGAACATCAACCCCATACAGTTCCGCCATCATCTTTTGCGTCAGCCAGACGTTTTCATCTTCATAACGCATCTCGACACTCTGCTCAGAACCACCTACCGCAGAAATATAGGTCAAATACTCCGCAGCCGAGCTGCGAATCGATACAGGATTTATCTTCTTATCTTTGCTCATTTGAACACTAATATAAAATTAGAAGTCAAGATTGTCAATAGACTCAGAATTTTCAACGAAAAAAGACCCGCCCCAATCGGAGCAGGTCTCTTAAAGCCTTTCAGCTTGTTGCCAGAATTAGTTGGCAGCCGGAGCAGCGGCAGCGGCGTCAGCAGCCGGAGCAGCAGCAGCATCCTTCTTCTTGGACTTAGAAGAAATCGTGAAGATAACGGTGCGCGGGCCAGAAGCGAGCGTAACGTTTTCCGGGAGCTTGAAATCCTTAGCGTAGAAGGTCACGTTCGTTTCGAAGTTGGAGATATCCAATTCGAGAACAGACGGGATGCTTGCCGGCTTAGCAGCGAGCATGAGATAACGAGCTTCCTGAGAGAAGAGACCGCCCTGAGTCTTCACGCCAACCGGGAGACCGGAAAGCTTGACCGGGATGCGAACCTTAACGAATTCGTCATCAGCGATCTTGATGAAGTCAACGTGCGTAATCTTCTGGGTGAGAGCGTCCTTCTGGACACTGTAGACGAGAGCCGGATTGCCAGCCTTGCCATCGATTTCGAGGTCAAGAAGCGTGTAACGCTTGCCCGGAGCAAGAACCTTGCGCAAGTCGATTTCGCTGACGCTGATGTTCTTAGCTTCGATACCCTTACCATAATAGACGGCCGGAATCTGACCAGCCTTACGCAAACGGGCGTTGTCGCGGTTTGCACCTAGCACTCTCGAGGCAGCTTTGAGCGTTGTGAGTTCCATTGTGTTATCTCCATTAGATAAAAAAAATTCATTGGGGTAGCAGGATTCGAACCTACGAATAACGGAATCAAAATCCGTTGTCTTACCACTTGACGATACCCCAATGGTGCGACAAAGATAGTAAAAAAGTCCCTTTTGTCAAAGACAAACGTGCAAAAAAAGAGCTGAAAAAAGTCATTTTTCGCACATTTTGACAAAAAAGCGGCACTACCTATGCCAGAATTTGGTGACGGTCTGGTAGCGGGAAATCGGTTTCATTGCAGCGGCAGCCTTTTCCGCCTGTTCCCGAGTCTTGAAAATTCCGAAAACGGAGGCGCCCGAACCAGACATCAAGGCGACATCAGCCCCGAGTTCAATGAACATCTGCTTCATTTCGGCGACAAGCGGGTGCGTCGGGAATACGGAAATTTCGAAAGCATTGAAACACATTTCGGGATTGACAATCTGCTTAAACGTTTCCGAAGGCGGTTCAGCAATAGGATCTCCACACAACGGAGGATTCATTTTTGATTCCCACGCCGCTTTGTACTGCTCCCAGCGGTCCGGGCCAGACTTCGGGACTCCGGCATAAGCGTCCTTGGTCGGGACCGCATCAAGCGGAGTTGCGATGAGGAGAGCGGCCCCCTCCGGGAGTTCGAGCGGTTCCACGAACGTCAAACGCTCGCCAATACCTTCAGCAAAAGCAGTTCCACCACGAACGAGGAACGGCACATCCGCACCAAGACGGGCACCGATGGATTCCAAAGTTTCGAACGGGAGGTTCAAGTTCCACAAGTTGTTGAGCAAACGGAGCGTCGCTGCGGCATCAGCACTGCCACCGCCAAGCCCCGCCCCAAGCGGCATGACCTTCGTGAGATGGATGTCGGCACCAAGAGAGCAATTGGCATATTCCTTGAGCGCTTTCGCAGCCTTGAACACGAGGTCGGATCCCAGCGGATAGTTCTGCGGTTCGTTATAGGT
This is a stretch of genomic DNA from Fibrobacter sp. UWB13. It encodes these proteins:
- a CDS encoding glycoside hydrolase family 11 protein → MVNKIIIALSMGLTAGVLAQDFCNAAKHTGASKKVNGNEVSSYNGVGYELWYDRATSGSLTIYEDGSMSCSFQSAGDYLCRAGLSFDSDKKYNELGGDMLAEFKLVKQNINGADYSYVGVYGWMEEVSKSPSKLVEYYVVDNWLTGWRPGDWVASHKMGDYTIDGAKYSVYWGEHTGPAIKTQGNTTFLQYFSIRENARDCGVINISAHMRQWEKLGMEMGKLYEAKVLGEAGSMSNGVSGTADFPHIKVYVKGDEVPSSSSVALSSSSVASSSSETVPSSSSDVLAESSSSVGGSSSSGTDAIPFTVQRFDKAGIYQVFDMQGNFLGKVELKSGLSLKQAVANKFARSSVYLVKRGAFAKTIAVER
- the pth gene encoding aminoacyl-tRNA hydrolase, encoding MYLIVGLGNPGTQYSNTHHNAGFMAVEKLADPSKDWKSEHKALTMKVNIAGEECLLVKPQTYMNLSGEAVQALMTWYKVKVDHLLVFSDDINLDVGRIRCRKDGSHGGQNGLRNIIEHVGDKFPRIRFGVGKCPPKFDLSNWVLAKFSPEDRPKFDEAIAKVPALVECYFKLGIEKCMERYNGK
- the rhuM gene encoding RhuM family protein, coding for MSKDKKINPVSIRSSAAEYLTYISAVGGSEQSVEMRYEDENVWLTQKMMAELYGVDVRTINEHISKILSDGELPEDPTIRNFRIVQTEGSRQVSRDVLHYNLQMIIAVGFKVNNERAVQFRKWAGQIVKDYTIQGWVMDKERLKNFGTILTEDYFERQLEVIREIRVSERRFYQKVTDIYSTALDYDSSAKITQDFFKKVQNKFLKSDVIIAKNYLEKDELKALELIVSGYLDFAEMQANRHIPMTMEDWAKHLDRILEATQHELLTNAGKISMEVAQAHAITEWEKYRIVQDKLFHSDFDYFLELHEKMAQYKP
- a CDS encoding 50S ribosomal protein L25; this encodes MELTTLKAASRVLGANRDNARLRKAGQIPAVYYGKGIEAKNISVSEIDLRKVLAPGKRYTLLDLEIDGKAGNPALVYSVQKDALTQKITHVDFIKIADDEFVKVRIPVKLSGLPVGVKTQGGLFSQEARYLMLAAKPASIPSVLELDISNFETNVTFYAKDFKLPENVTLASGPRTVIFTISSKSKKKDAAAAPAADAAAAAPAAN
- the ispE gene encoding 4-(cytidine 5'-diphospho)-2-C-methyl-D-erythritol kinase; protein product: MKEYAPAKINLFLDVIRKREDGYHDLGTVFQTIDAGDTVEATLREDGEIHLTYNEPQNYPLGSDLVFKAAKALKEYANCSLGADIHLTKVMPLGAGLGGGSADAAATLRLLNNLWNLNLPFETLESIGARLGADVPFLVRGGTAFAEGIGERLTFVEPLELPEGAALLIATPLDAVPTKDAYAGVPKSGPDRWEQYKAAWESKMNPPLCGDPIAEPPSETFKQIVNPEMCFNAFEISVFPTHPLVAEMKQMFIELGADVALMSGSGASVFGIFKTREQAEKAAAAMKPISRYQTVTKFWHR